CGTGGTCTTCCCGCACCCGTTCGGCCCGAGAATACCAATGAACCGTCCTTCCTCAACCGCAAGTGAAAGATCCCGGAGAACCGTATGGTCCCCGTAACTCACCGACAGCTGCTCCGCAGAAATCACCGGCGTCATACCTGAGTCCTCCTCCGCAGCAGGTAAATAAAGAACGGAGCACCCAGAAACGCGGTAATAATACCCACCGGAATCTCAACCGGCAGTGTCCGTGCAGCCGTATCCGCCCACATCAGAAGAATTGCACCTGCCATCATCGACGCGGGCAAAAGAATCCGGTGATCCGGTCCTGTCAGAATCCGCATAATATGGGGAATAATCAGACCCACAAACCCGATGCACCCCGCAATCGACACCGCAATACCGGTGATAAAGGAAGATACCAGCAAAAGAATCCGTTTCGTCTTCTCGATATTCACTCCCAGATGCACCGCCTCCTCTTCTCCCAAAGCCATCACATTCAGATCGCGGGAGAACACAAATACCACTACGCATGCTGCAGGAATCAAGAGACCCAGAATCACATCATCCCAGTACACATTCCAGAACCCGCCCATCATCCAGAACATAATCTGATGCAGGGAATTTCCCGAAATATACATGAGAAATGACAGCATCGCGGATAAAAACAGCGACACCGCAATACCCGACAAAAGCAGC
The window above is part of the Methanocorpusculum vombati genome. Proteins encoded here:
- a CDS encoding FecCD family ABC transporter permease, with translation MLRRPVLILPVLLLLLIVSIFVTTCIGVSGLSLWNFDTAMIQKLLFEVRLPRVCGAVLVGLGLAAAGCAMQGLFRNPMADPYIIGTSSGGALGAAFAIVFLGGLFLPVLAFAGATLSTIVVYLISLRHGRVAVETLLLSGIAVSLFLSAMLSFLMYISGNSLHQIMFWMMGGFWNVYWDDVILGLLIPAACVVVFVFSRDLNVMALGEEEAVHLGVNIEKTKRILLLVSSFITGIAVSIAGCIGFVGLIIPHIMRILTGPDHRILLPASMMAGAILLMWADTAARTLPVEIPVGIITAFLGAPFFIYLLRRRTQV